In Gimesia panareensis, the genomic window GAGTTGTCAGATTGGCGAGGGGTGACAGGGCAGCATCGTCGAGTTGTGTGTAATCTAGATTCAGGGAATTCAACTTTGTCAGATGTGCCAGGTGATCGATTCCGGCGCTGGTGATCTTCGTATTTGTGAGGAATAAACTCTGCAACTGATGTAATTCACCAGCTGTTTTTAAGCCGTCATCATTGAGTGGGGTAAGGGATAAGTCCAGATTCTTCAGGTTTGACAGTGGCTTCAATTCATTCAGGGTAGAACCGGTAATTCCGGTGCTGTAAAGCTTCAGGGTCTCCAGACTTGACAGGGTTTTTAAATGTGTCAGTCCTGCATCTGTGATACGGGTTCCCCCCAGGTTCAGTGATTTGAGTTGAGGCAGTTTGTTTAGAGAAACCAGACCCTGGTCGGTGATTCCTGTACGATTGAGGTCCAGATTTTGAAGATTCTTTAAATCAGCCAGGTGTGATACACCTTTATCAGTAATCGCAGTGCCAGATAACTGTAACTGTTCCAGTTCTGTTAAAACGGAAAGATATTCCGCGCCCTTGTCGGTAATATTAGTTTGAGTGAAAGTCACAACTTTCAAACGGGGAATCTTTTTTAACTGTCGAATTTGCTCATCAGCGATTCGATTCCCAAAGAATCGGATGGAAGTAAAATACTCCGAAGTGAATTTCCCATTCTTATATTCTCTTTGACTCTGGATGTGCGCCCCCAGGGCTTTGAGGGTGGCAATTTCTGCTTGCCCCTGCATGGAAACGTCAGAGTTTCCGCCAGTTTCGACTTTACATTTCGGCAGGGCGGCCTTGATTTGTTGAATGCCTGCAGAGGTGACTCCGGTATTGATCAGATTCAATCTTTGCAGATGTTTCAGGCTGAGGATGTGTTTTAGCCCAGCATCGGTAACAGCTGTTCTGAACAGATCTAATGCTGTTAAGTGGGAAAGCCCTGTTAGATGTGACAGGCCTGCGTCCGTGATGGGAGACTGCATGACGGTCAGAGAGGTCAGCCCCGTCAGATCTTTTAAGCTTGCCAGACCCTGGTCACTGACGTTTGTCCGATTCAACGTCAGTGATTTCAACACAGACAGGCCTTTCAGACAGGACAGGCTGGCATCATTGATCTGAGGACCATTCAGACTGATTGTCGACAAAACCCGGTGCTCGTTCGCATCTCGATATCTTACAAATCCTTTTAGCTGTTTCACTTCCTCAGCCACTTTGAGATGCGCAGGCAGGATCGGTCGGTCAAATGAAATCTTGCAGTCCGGGATCTGAGCCTGGAGCCTCTCAACAGCAGGGCTGCTGACTTGAGTGAGTTTTAAATCCAGATACTTCAGCTTCTTCAGACCTGACAAATGAACCAGGCCGACATCACTGACTTTGGTCTCATAGAGATTCAGCGAGCTTAGTTCTTTCAAATCTTTCAGATGGACCAGTCCTGCATCTGTTACTTTGGTCGATACCAGCCACAGACTCTGCAGTTTCTTCAACCCCTGCATGTGTTTGAGGGCCTCATCAGTCAGATTGGCATTGCGAATATAGAGGTGTTTTAATGCCGGGAACTGTTTGAGATGCACCATCTCAGCATCTTTCAGGGGGCAGCGTACCAGGTGCAGTTTTTGCAGCTGATTGAAATTCTTCAGATGTTTTAAACCTGCTCCAGTCAACTGAGCTCCATAAAAGGCCAGATCCTGCATCTGGTTAAAATCTTTTAGATAGACAAGTCCGGCGTCATCGATTTTTGAACTGGAGAAGAAGATGGACTTGATGTCGAGTTTGGCATCATTTTTCTGAAATTTAATATCACCACGAAACTGCTTGATAATGGCAATCGCCTGCTCTCGGCTAATGGCAGCGTCATCCGCTGCCTCCACCAAAGGGGAGATCAGGGCCATTACAGACAGGCTGAACAGCAAAAGAGTCCGTGAGAAGATTTGCATACCGCTGAGCTTTCGAAGTGCTGACAGGTTCAACAGGAGTGATGGTTTAAAAATGCACGCATGGATACAACTATAACCCTGTGCGCAGCTGGAAGCAAACGGGGGACATCGCAGCGTTGTAATCAGAGTAGCTGTCGCGCTTTGATATCCAAATAGCGGCTGATGAGATTCACCGACAGATTCTCAGGCAGCGTATCCAGGATCAGCAGTCCGGATTTCTGTAGCGCCGCGATCTGTGACGTCTGGGTGGCGACAATTTCCGCTGCCGCTGCGATCTGGAAGGCTTCGCGGTCCGTTTCCGGAATCGCGTTCATGCGGTCCTGCAGGGGAACGTTACGCAGGAAGGCAGACAGCACCAGGTGCGGCCAGCGCATCATTCGCAGGGCATTGCTCAGATGTGAGAGGTGCACTTCATCCAGCGCGTGGGTCAGTACGACCACCAGCGAGCGTTTGCGGTACCTCAGTTGCAGCTGTTCCGACATCAGCCGATAGTCCGAGGCCTCGTAGACCGGATTCAGATCATACACCTGGCGGATCAGTTTCTGGATCGAACCGGCACCGCGCACCGGAGGCACCCAGCGCTCCACTTTGTTTGAGCAGGCCATCAGCGAGACAGTGTCTCCCTGCCGCAGTGCTACATAACTTAAGAGGATCGCCGCGTTCAAGGCCCGGTCAAAGTGGGTCACGCCTTCGTCGGCGTTGCACATCGAACGGCCGCAGTCGAGCAGGAAGATAATGTTCTGATTCTTTTCGACCACGTATTCGCGACTGATCAGCTCCTGGTGCCGCGAGGTTGCTTTCCAGTCGATACTGCGAAATTCGTCGCCGCGACGGTACTCTCGCAGACGATCAAACTCGGTCCCACGGCCCCGCAGGCGGGACATCTGAATCCCCGCTTCCGCCAGTCGATTGCGGCGGGCCATCAGTTCCACGCCATGCACGGCTTTGATATCCGGATAGATCCTGATTTCCTGGTGAATGTCCCGTTCATCGTAGATGGTCCACAGGCCGAGCCGGCTTTTCATCTGTAGAAAGACCCGCCGAAACCGGTTCTTGCCCCGGTGGTGTGGTTCCACATGGTAGATGCTGTACTGGTGCTTGTTCGGA contains:
- a CDS encoding leucine-rich repeat domain-containing protein, encoding MQIFSRTLLLFSLSVMALISPLVEAADDAAISREQAIAIIKQFRGDIKFQKNDAKLDIKSIFFSSSKIDDAGLVYLKDFNQMQDLAFYGAQLTGAGLKHLKNFNQLQKLHLVRCPLKDAEMVHLKQFPALKHLYIRNANLTDEALKHMQGLKKLQSLWLVSTKVTDAGLVHLKDLKELSSLNLYETKVSDVGLVHLSGLKKLKYLDLKLTQVSSPAVERLQAQIPDCKISFDRPILPAHLKVAEEVKQLKGFVRYRDANEHRVLSTISLNGPQINDASLSCLKGLSVLKSLTLNRTNVSDQGLASLKDLTGLTSLTVMQSPITDAGLSHLTGLSHLTALDLFRTAVTDAGLKHILSLKHLQRLNLINTGVTSAGIQQIKAALPKCKVETGGNSDVSMQGQAEIATLKALGAHIQSQREYKNGKFTSEYFTSIRFFGNRIADEQIRQLKKIPRLKVVTFTQTNITDKGAEYLSVLTELEQLQLSGTAITDKGVSHLADLKNLQNLDLNRTGITDQGLVSLNKLPQLKSLNLGGTRITDAGLTHLKTLSSLETLKLYSTGITGSTLNELKPLSNLKNLDLSLTPLNDDGLKTAGELHQLQSLFLTNTKITSAGIDHLAHLTKLNSLNLDYTQLDDAALSPLANLTTLSSLNLTKTQITDAGMIHISKLKALKTLNLNHTQITSAGLTHLKSLTQLYKLGLRETGIDDSGLKTLSSLFKLRSMDLYGTQVTDAGVLHFKNKIIKPTDLNLHGTRITKSGLETLKQEFPNCQIQASPPLDSDIEAILAKLKKAGAYRVRRLRDDDTEQLTIRFYPQLDNPPKLPSINERLQLLKGLNTLEELEISDNNLTDLGLKELQHVPELRTLRINAGKLTVEGLKQVAQLKKLKLLQIQNAGITNEQLVVLKDMTQLETLVLSGNQITEHGLKHLSGLTNLKGLNLSQNRIYSDGMVHLASLKNLRGLILEGTRVADQGLEDLITLPRLRTLILNGTTITDGGTHLLKKMTSLGMLSLESTYITDRGLKDLETLRGLYRLNLNDTNVTEQGVKNFQRLVTKCQIEYTTPVASTLQKIVQELKEAGADVRLIKLGNRQAIGSVFFRNPLKGIFTVDDRTDKSQVLDSCLIRISAMKELRELSIHWPEFDDSKLKHIKNLKYLSELDLTGSRITDTGIQELQELVNLQILKLNHTQISDKGIADLVKLTLPRLNQLELNQSKVTEASLDSLKELKHLRNLSLTHLMVSKPRLEEFRRALPNCRVQVKTEE
- a CDS encoding DUF58 domain-containing protein, with translation MMPRLSLLFLFAAAMIPFALGTVWPEAGQLGILICLGVFLLSLIDLAITPSLLAIEVNRDVNEVLSVGTPNSVKLWFTNRGTVPLKIHVHDEPPMPCHYTDLPFDIELFPNKHQYSIYHVEPHHRGKNRFRRVFLQMKSRLGLWTIYDERDIHQEIRIYPDIKAVHGVELMARRNRLAEAGIQMSRLRGRGTEFDRLREYRRGDEFRSIDWKATSRHQELISREYVVEKNQNIIFLLDCGRSMCNADEGVTHFDRALNAAILLSYVALRQGDTVSLMACSNKVERWVPPVRGAGSIQKLIRQVYDLNPVYEASDYRLMSEQLQLRYRKRSLVVVLTHALDEVHLSHLSNALRMMRWPHLVLSAFLRNVPLQDRMNAIPETDREAFQIAAAAEIVATQTSQIAALQKSGLLILDTLPENLSVNLISRYLDIKARQLL